The stretch of DNA AATTCATATTTGACCGGTTCGCCGCCGGTCGGAACCTCGATAATGACGTTGAGGCTCTCGGGCGGATTGTCGCCCACGGGGATCTTGTCGATGCGCATGACGCGTCCTTGCTGAGTGTGTTCGTCCCTCTCCCCAGAAAGACTTTGCGACGGCGCCCTTAGAGGCGTGCCGCCAAGGCCGCAACCCGCACTCTAACCTGAAATTGGCGCCAGCAATCGGTCGAGCCCCTGGACTTCGCTACCCTTCGCCTCGAGCCAGGGGTACCGCAGGCCCCCGTGGTAATCGATCGCGATCGTATCGTAGCGCTCGCCGCGCTTGACCAGCAGCTCGATCGGGCGCTGTTCTGCCTTTGCGGCGATGATCGCATCGCGGATCGCATCCTGCGAATAGGCAATCCTGCCGACCGCCACCACCTGCGTGCCGTTGACGATGCCGGCATTGAAGGCGGGGCCGTCCCACAAGGTACTGACGACCTTGCCCTCCTTGTCGAGGTTCATGCCCAGCGAATAGAACAGGTCGAGGTAGTTGGCGCCGCCCATCCGACCCTTGTGATAGGGATTGGGCTCCTCCTTCCACACTAGTTGGTATCCAGCCATTTCGATGCCGCGCACTGGCGCCGGCTGTCCCGGCTGGCGCAGGCGGGTATCGAGGAAATTTGCCCAATCGTAGGGGTAGACCGCATTCAGCGTCGTCACGACTTCGTCGAAGTCATAGGTCAGCTGGCCCCAGTCACCGCCAGTCTTGCCGAAGAAGGCCTTGGCGAAATCGTCGAGCCCCTTGGCGCCGCCAGTCCCTTGGCGGATGGTCTGATCAGCCTCGAGCCAGGTCAGCGCCCCCTCGGTATAGTAATCCTCGCTGCGCTGGAGCGAAGGGTAGGGGTGCGGGCGACGGGCGTTGACGATCGGATCATAGGTGGTGTCCTGAACGCTGCGCCAGGCCCGGCCCGGCTGGCCTTCGGAATAGTTCGCCGCGGCCAGTGCAAGCGTGCCGAGGATCGTTTCCTTCTTCTGCAAGCCCGATCGGGCCGCGAGAATCCAGCCCCAGAACTGCGTCTGCCCCTCATAGACCCACAGCAGGTCGTCCTGCATCGGGGTGCTATAGTCGGGGGTCCACAGCCCTTCGGGGCGGCGGAACTTGCCATTCCAGCTATGCACCAGCTCGTGGCTGACGACGTTGTGGTCCCAGTCCATCTCGTCCCACTTGATCAGCGCATTGGGCTCGTACTGGTTCTCCGCCGAACGATGGTGTTCGAGCCCGATTCCACCCATCCGGTCGGTCATCGCGAGCAGGATGTCGTAGTGATCGAAGTGCCGCGTACCGAACAGCGCGTCGGCCTCGTCGACGAGCCTCTCGAAGCGCGCGAGGTTCTCCGGCGCGATAGCGAGATATTTGGGCGCATCGGCCACGGCATCGAGGCGGACGTTCTCGCCCACCTCCCATTGCTTGGCATACTTCCCCGCGAAGATCGGCGAATCGACCAGCGTTTCGTAATCGACCGTCGCCCAGCTCAGCGTGTCGCCCTTGCGCGCCTTGCCGTCGAGTGCGGTGAAGACTTCCCAACCCTGCGGCACCGTCACGCTTGGCGTCACCGCGATGCGGCGGGTGTAATGGCCCGCGGGGTAGAGGCTCATCTTCTCCCACTGCAGGTTGAGCATCTCCTGCGTCATGGTGATGCGTCCCTCGCTGCCGGTAATCGGCGAGGTGTGGACGAAACTGGCGACTACTTCGCGGGTTCCGGCAGGGACGCTCACGATGAAGCGGTACACGTCGAGTGCATCGCGCTTCCAGCTCAGCGGCTTGCCGCCGGCGGTAAAGCGGATGTTCGAGAGCTGCGCGATCGGCCCGCGCGGTGCGTGATTGCCGGGCAGCCATTCCGGAAACAGTAACACCAGCTCGCGCGTATCGGCGGTCACCGGAATGGTCTCCGTCACGCGATAGACTCTGCGCTGTGTGTCGCTGGCATCGATGGCGAGCCGGATCGTCCCGCCCGGCCAGGGCGTGTCTTGCGGCAGCGGGGTCGCATCTTGCAGCTGTGGTGCGATCGGCGCGGAATTGCCTTCGGGACGGGCTTCGGCAGCGGGGGTGAGAAGGAGGGTGGCGGCGAGTGCGAACGGCGCGGTGCGAATAATCATGGCGCGCCTCATGCGAAAACCTGCCTTGCGAGGCAAGGGCAGGCTCGACGAGCGGCTTTCCCCGTTCCGCCGAACGCGCTAAGCGCCGCGCCAACATGAGCAAGACTCCCCAAGCCATTCGCGGCACGCAGGACATTTTCGGTGCCGATGCCGAAGCCTTCGCTTTCGTGGTCGAGACCTTCGAACGCGTGCGCAGGCTCTATCGCTTCCGCCGGGTCGAGATGCCGGTGTTCGAAAAGACCGAGGTATTCAGCCGTGCCATCGGCGAAACCACCGATGTCGTATCGAAGGAGATGTACTCTTTCGACGACCGTGGTGGAGAGAGCCTGACGCTGCGTCCCGAATTCACCGCGGGGATCGCGCGCGCCTATCTCACCAATGGCTGGCAGCAGCATGTACCGTTGAAGCTCGCGACCCATGGCCCGCTCTTCCGCTACGAACGGCCGCAGAAGGGTCGCTATCGCCAGTTCTACCAGATCGACGCCGAGATCATCGGCGTGGCCGAACCGCAGGCCGATGTCGAATTGCTGGCGATGGCCGACCAGATCATTCGCGAACTCGGCATCGAAGGCGTGACATTGCACCTCAACACGCTCGGCGATGGCGACAGCCGCGATGCCTGGCGCTCGGCGCTGGTCGAGCATTTCCGGGCGGTGAAGGATGAGTTGAGCGAAGATTCGCAGGAGCGGCTTGAGAAAAATCCGCTGCGCATCCTCGACAGCAAGGATCCGCGCGACAAGCGCTTCGTTGCCGATGCGCCGAAGATCGACACCTATCTGTCGGACGAGGCGCGCGCCTTCTTCAATGCGGTGACCAGCGGCCTCGACGCCGCGGGGGTGAAATGGGTTCGCGCGGAAAGCCTCGTGCGCGGGCTCGACTACTATCGTCACACCGCCTTCGAATTCATTCCCGATGAGGGCAGCGAGGCGGCCGGCAAACTCGGCAGCCAGAGCACCATCCTCGGCGGCGGTCGCTACGACGGGTTGATGGAAAGCCTCGGTGGCGCCCCCACACCGGCGGTAGGCTGGGCGGCCGGGATCGAACGGCTGGCGATGCTGGTTGGAGACAAGGGCGAACCGAAAGCGGATGTCGTCGTCGTGGTCGAGGATGACGAGCTCATCGCCAACGCGATTGCCGCCATCGGACGGATCCGGGCGGCGGGTCACTCCGCGGAGCTCGTGGCGACGGGCAGCCCGCGCAAGCGCTTCGACAAGGCCGTTAAGGCCGGTGCCGAAAAGATCGTTGCCTTCGCGCTTCGCGATGGGGTCGAACATGTTCGGATCAAGGCGGATGATGGTGCACGCAGCCACATCGAAGGCCTGCTCGGCTAAACATGACGATACCCGCCGAACGCCTTGACCAGATCACGCATCGCTTTGCCGAGCTCGAGGCGCGCATGGCCTCGGGTACGCTCGAGGGCGAGGCCTTCGTGCGCGCGAGCCGCGACTATGCCGAGCTTGAGCCGGTGGCCAAAGTGGCGCGTGAAGTGCGCGAGATTCGCCATGAGATAGCCGAACTGGCGCTGCTGGTCGAAGATCCGGAGATGAAGGCGCTGGCCGACGAGGAACTCGCGCGGCTGCGCCAGCGCCTGCCCGAGGCCGAGCGTGAGCTGGCCATCG from Erythrobacter mangrovi encodes:
- a CDS encoding M61 family metallopeptidase; protein product: MIIRTAPFALAATLLLTPAAEARPEGNSAPIAPQLQDATPLPQDTPWPGGTIRLAIDASDTQRRVYRVTETIPVTADTRELVLLFPEWLPGNHAPRGPIAQLSNIRFTAGGKPLSWKRDALDVYRFIVSVPAGTREVVASFVHTSPITGSEGRITMTQEMLNLQWEKMSLYPAGHYTRRIAVTPSVTVPQGWEVFTALDGKARKGDTLSWATVDYETLVDSPIFAGKYAKQWEVGENVRLDAVADAPKYLAIAPENLARFERLVDEADALFGTRHFDHYDILLAMTDRMGGIGLEHHRSAENQYEPNALIKWDEMDWDHNVVSHELVHSWNGKFRRPEGLWTPDYSTPMQDDLLWVYEGQTQFWGWILAARSGLQKKETILGTLALAAANYSEGQPGRAWRSVQDTTYDPIVNARRPHPYPSLQRSEDYYTEGALTWLEADQTIRQGTGGAKGLDDFAKAFFGKTGGDWGQLTYDFDEVVTTLNAVYPYDWANFLDTRLRQPGQPAPVRGIEMAGYQLVWKEEPNPYHKGRMGGANYLDLFYSLGMNLDKEGKVVSTLWDGPAFNAGIVNGTQVVAVGRIAYSQDAIRDAIIAAKAEQRPIELLVKRGERYDTIAIDYHGGLRYPWLEAKGSEVQGLDRLLAPISG
- the hisS gene encoding histidine--tRNA ligase, whose protein sequence is MSKTPQAIRGTQDIFGADAEAFAFVVETFERVRRLYRFRRVEMPVFEKTEVFSRAIGETTDVVSKEMYSFDDRGGESLTLRPEFTAGIARAYLTNGWQQHVPLKLATHGPLFRYERPQKGRYRQFYQIDAEIIGVAEPQADVELLAMADQIIRELGIEGVTLHLNTLGDGDSRDAWRSALVEHFRAVKDELSEDSQERLEKNPLRILDSKDPRDKRFVADAPKIDTYLSDEARAFFNAVTSGLDAAGVKWVRAESLVRGLDYYRHTAFEFIPDEGSEAAGKLGSQSTILGGGRYDGLMESLGGAPTPAVGWAAGIERLAMLVGDKGEPKADVVVVVEDDELIANAIAAIGRIRAAGHSAELVATGSPRKRFDKAVKAGAEKIVAFALRDGVEHVRIKADDGARSHIEGLLG